The sequence below is a genomic window from Coffea arabica cultivar ET-39 chromosome 8e, Coffea Arabica ET-39 HiFi, whole genome shotgun sequence.
aaGGGACGCAAATTAGTAttaaagaaattataaattaacttattcaaaataaaagagaattaaaaaaaaatataaacaaattttCAAGTCCTCCCAGAAGAAACAAGAACAAGAATGTTTGACTAGTGCAAGTTGCTAAAGTGAGAaacttttctcaatgaatgcaTGCTGGTGCCAAAATTATTTAGCTATGTAAAATAATACTGTTTGATGATGGAcaaaattgttttttttaatgcaaACTCTGCTCTGGAAGCTACATTTTGCTCTGGCAAATATTGCCAGCATTATTTTTAACATGGTTTTTATTTCATGTGTTCGAGATATTCTACTTTACCTTGCTTTTTCTGCTGTGATTAATTACTTCTAGTTATTTGATTTTAACATTGCATCTATAATGCCTTGGAGATACATAGCTTTTTCTTTGTTGATGAGATATTAAAAGCATCTGACGGGATTTtaatataagtacaagtttaaaTCCAATTTATACCCgttttgactgcaagtatacaggtcaactagtagtttaagGCATATATCGGGTCAATCCCACGAGGAAGATTGGACAATTACCggcactactaaagcttctctattatttagacgatCAATGAATTAAAAGAGATAAAACTATACTAAACTCATGCAAgataaaaacaaatgaaaactcCTTAGGTCATGGTattcctaactactcatgcaagtgttatttttggatcattgagtactactatctgggctagttatggcgtaacatccttatgtatgtgaaacctactttcgcagtgaatcaactatacttataactaatccatacctactctcgtggttatgaacttagctacaagttcatttcttctatgaaattacatgaaatgaatcactaaagccacataggtgcacctttactctcgtgagtgtactccctaggtttaacacttcttgaactaatgttaaatctcaattttcattgaagaaacaacacccttagataatcacaattaatggtaccaaattagtcatgatttaaagagctaaagtgctaaataacttgctgaaaataatagcatcaaatagccaaataataaacaccaacaatcacaaaaagtTCAACCATACCCAAGGCATAAGCTTTAGACACACATAATAAACATAGAATccaaacttgtatattaactaaacatagaatcaagtacaaaagataaagagttggaaaggaaaagtaacccttgtcacataagctctttccttgccttcttcatctccatcttcatttttgcttagctaataaacaagaaggatGAACTACTAGTTAAACTATCCTATACTATACTAACCTAACACTAAGAAAATGTAagaactacatttttgtggtaTTTCTTGCACTCTCCAAGCTCTCTTGATCCTTGCTAGTCCATGGCTATTTATAGATGAtttagtcaagaaatgaggcttcAAACATCACTTTTACAGCTACAAAAGTTGTTGTCACACGTCCATCAATAGCTGTGAATTATTGGAGGAGGAAACAAGTTGTGCAAGTGGGGAGCAGCCATTTCTGACcaaaatccggccacaaatccggccatcATCCGGCCAGATTGCTCCTCTGCCATACTTAGCAATTTTTGTCCAGTCTTCAAGGCATTCCAATTTTTTATCAACTTCAACTGGACTTTTCTCATTGATAGAAGCTGAAttaactcttgaccaaaacattaaacttgtagtcctttgagttatctttccaatgcatcaagaatcatctcatttggatttgtgtaggcgGAGAAATGACAGAAATACGCTTGACTGCTCACTGCCTTGTCTCAGCTTCGACCATAGAAAATTAGCTACTGTAATTCGattttttgacctggaaaaccttcaaactggattttgaTGTCTTGCCATGAATTGTAgttctatctcttatcttcaaaatagttcaagaatcatctcaatccgatcattgtagctcaagttatagccgaaatacaaAGATGTGTCAAAGCTGTCAACTTCCTCTTTCATCCAAATGAAGTATAGTTCCAACTCCTATACAAATTATGGacaaaatgcaagtaaaaagtgacaaaaacctcatttaatcacttaaaatcattttacaccaattatagccaaaatgatccATTTCCTTCATGCAATAttgccaaagtgactaaaaataacataaaatatcattcaaatATAGCATAAATTAGTCACTTGTCAGCATCTATTTGATTATCACTTGATCAAAAGAAATTTGACATTTTAGACCAATAAAATCATTCATCAACCAATGAAATATCTTGTGAGAAGAAAGACAAATGTGTAACATGATTACATTTTTGTACAGAGAAATCGTTATATATaagcaaaaaggaaaaccaaaaaagaaagtcCATAACATAGGCCCCACTTAAATGGtgagttttttggatgtttgtaTAAACTTTATAGTAATTTACCATAAAGTGGTAgaatatttttgtaaaaaaaaaaatgaaaatttcttttttttttctttttcatccttGCCACTGCCACTAATCCCATCACCACCAACCACGGCCTCCTCGTTGGCCATCACCTTGGATTGGCATCTCTTTGTTTTTTCCTCTCGTTCTCCTTTTGCTCGCTCTCCCTCCCTTCTCCTTCCTCCCACTTCCTCTCGTATCCCTCCTCCTTCTCCTTTTCCCCTCTCCTGCCCATCCCTCTCCCTCATCCGTCCCTCACCCGCCCCTCACCAGCCTCCATGAGGGAGTATAGGTGGTAGGGAAAGGGAGAAAGGAGGAGGAGATGGGAAGATGAGAGGAGGAGAGTAAGAGGAGGGAGGACAGGGGAAGGAGGGAGGAGGatagggagggagggagggagagaggggtgaaaagaaaagaaagaaaaaagaaaagcaaatagAGAGGAGTAGCTAGTGCCACCGACAATGCTGGTTGCTGGTGGTGGGCGGTTGAGGTGAAGGAGggagggaagaagaagaaaagaaggaagggaaaaagtttagtgtttttttttttaaaaagtattttAAAGTACACATTTTAAAAATTctgagaaatttttttaaggttcTTGTaactaaattttttaaaaaaattgcaaaagaaAAACTCGCCAGAAAATTGAGGCGCCAAATTCCAAGATGAAAAGAAACTTGTTTCAACATAACCAATTTTCTCGATTACCCTTTTAATCTAAATCAAATAAAACTTGTTTCAACATACATTTCCAATGCTATCTCACAGCACGGCAGCATTTGTCACAAATACAGTATAGGTTAATTCTACTTTGTACCTTTTAATTATATTTGAATTCTTACTTTATTCTTAAACTTTAAAATGGAATAGTTTACCCtttaaaatatgaaatatgCCCACTTTAattcttataatataaaaatttattctaTTTTTAATCTCTTAAGTACAAAATTCATTTCACTTTTGTCCTTTTTAAAGTATAAAATTTTGTCTCATTTAGACATAACATCTAAGGTTCAGTTAAACAATTTACTTACTTGGGACAAATTCTATATTGCAAGGATTAAAGTATctcattttaaaattaaaagaaaaaatgggaatACAAGTATAGTTTAAAGGACCCAATCTGGCTTGAGATGGGGTCAAAACAGATGAGTTTTGGAATATTAATCACAATAAATTCAAACTAGCATAGCAGAAAAATACAGCAGTATTTGGACGGTGAAATGTGAATCACAATATGATCTAATAAAACTGCAGACAATTGCTTTAAAAGCATACCAAATTTCTCTACTAATATTTGGTACAATCAACTGGCAAGAAGGAGAGCTTCTGGTTTATAAGATCATATCCAATAAGAAAATTCATCTGCGACAAGTTTCCGAAAATGGCAATATCATCGGAAGGAACAAATGTGAGACAAATTGTCCCTTCACTCACTTGAATGAATGTACTAGTTGGAGGCAATACAACATCTGCACCAGTAAAGTGTACCACAAGATTTGGCAACTTGATGTTATCCTCCACCTGATAGCAAAGGCCCAAGAGGCCATTTGGATCGGATACCTGTTTACCATTGATGGATTCCTTCAATGTAGATtgcaaatcatcataaaattgttGAGGGACGAATGTTAAGGTTGTTCCAGAATCTATAATTATATTCCCCTCGTCAGTGGTGTTATCCAACTTGGACGAGGACGAATTTTTGTATGCAATCTGCTTATCTGCAACACTAATGCCTTCAAGATTGATAAAGTAGAAAGTGTCCGGATTTTTCTTGATCAATGGAGTTGAAACTACGTTAGAGCCCAAAACTACAGCATTGTTGCCAAATTTGATCTTGCTTGAAACGTTTGATTCAGAAACCAAAGGCGTCAAGCAGTAGGAAAatcttccaccaattgatttgCTCAATTGCGTGACTATAGAAACTGCTCCCCCTCCAAGTCCAACGATTCCAGAAGCAGTTTCATTGAACGTGCCATCGTTTTGGTGCCCACAACCAAAAACAACTCCTTGGATCGAAATATTTTTTCCAGAACTCGACTTGAATGTAAACGTTTCTGCACCAAGACTACCAATACTGTAAGAATTGTCTCCATAAGACAACCTGTACTCGCAATTGTTTCCATCATCACAACTGGAAGTTCCGACAGCAGCACAGGATGCAGACTCGCATGATATTTCTCTGTAGGTTGATGTTCTGTGAGGATCGAAAAATGGGGCATCTTGCTTGTAGCATTGACTACAAGGCTTGCATTGTGTCCATGTCAGATCGCTGCCCGTGTCAGCAATTGCTAGAACATCTACTGGCGGTGTTCCAATGGATACTTTCATTAGATATTCCCCATTCTTAGATGTGATGTAGGATTGGATTTGTGCTGATGAATCCAGTGCATGGTTGGAATCAGATTGAGAAGTTCGTTTCTTGAAATATGCAGCTCGAGAGAACGATCGGTGAAAGGCATTATTCAGTTGTTCGTAGTGTGACTTGGAGGGATCATGAAAGGGGGATATTTGAGTGTCACGATGGATTAAATCAACAGAGAAGCCACCAGTTTTTCCTTCAATGAGTGAAAATTCAGAGATAAGAATCAAGGTTACAAGGAATCTTAGCGTGGAAAAGACACAGAAAACAGAAATCTTTGCAGCCATGGTTTAGGAATTTTGAGAAGATTGATGCCTGGAGAAAATATGAATCTGATTGGTATTCTTTTCCTACCATCTTATAGTAACCTAAAGGTTCAACGGAAGAATATGGAAAGTCACAAGGAGATTTGTTTTGGAAGCAAAAATGGAGAAAGAAATACGGAATGTGGAAGATTTTTAATGGAGTATTCATGGAATGTTTCCTTATTATGTGTGAAAAAGAAACTTATAAGCAAATTTGAGATTTGAATACAGAATGTGAAAGAATTCAGAGGGGCGTGGATGGAACTTTGCTTATTTGTTTCTGATTGAAAAGGAATTACGTAAGGTTTTTGGAATGATCCTGGCAATATTTATTGCTTATGTGCACAATGAATGGGATTTGGTTTCTAGATACATTGATTTGCAACGTATTTTCAGGATCATGTGTTTTATTCGTCATCTCCTTCATTGGCTATCATTACTTGTACAAATGTACTAAACTgaagaaacaaacaaaaaaaagggaatgaatTCTTTCTAAAGATATGAATTTGAATGAAGGAACGGACTGAGAAATGAACATTGAAAGGGTTTGTTTAATGAGTACCTAATGAAACTCGCCAAAAGGTCACTCGTTTTCTTGGAAGAAAGAAGTATTTGAcggtgttaaaaaaaaaagagcatatGATGGAATTTAGTTGAGATGGGTGTAATTGAAGCCTAAGATTTAGATGTTTTTTAAACTAGTTAAAAAGCACACATGAGAAGCTTAGAGGGACCTTAAGGTGTTagctttttccaaaaattgagATTAACTTGGAAAAAGTTCCATCTTGTGAATGCCAATCACCAACACTGGTTAAGAGGGGCATcggatttttttttcatattcctACTGCTACTCCAgactaggggtgcaaacgagccgagtcgagtcgagttttaaacttatcgagtcgagttagAGTTGTTTATAtgcgagctcgagttcgagctcgagttcgtcgagctcgaaaaatagagctcgagctcggctcgacgtaagaaaaggaaaactcgAGATCGACTCGTTTATGGCTCGCGAGCTTAGCTCGAATTCTTGCTCGCGAATAGCTCGAGTTGCGCTCGATTTTCTGGCTCGCATGAAGCTCGAAAACAGCTCGATTTCTAGCTCGTTAGGAGCTCAAGTTCGAGCTCGAAAATAGCTcgaaaatttctggaaatttaagCACGAAACAGCACTAATTGACTAATACAATCATAATTCTCCAAATGTCCACTAATACAAATTCTCCAAAATAATTATACTCCACGAAACTATGTCATGCAGTGGCATGTTATCAAAACACTTCCTAGCAATAGCCAAGTTACCGCATTTACAATACATATCAACCAAAGCTGTGTCAATCCTAATGCATGGTTCAAGACAGCTTCTAATGACAAAGGTGTGAATCCACTTCCCTTGCTGGTATGCCCCTATAGAAGCACAAGCTTGAAGAAGACAGACAACACTGACTGAATCAGGCTTTATAAGAGCTGTTCTCATTTCATTAAACAAACAGAAAGCTTCTCTTAATTTCCCATTTTGAGCATTAGCAGCAACAATTGCATTCCAGGATACAACATCTCTTTCCTGCATCATCTGAAAAACCACAAAACTTTGATCTAGGTAGCCACACTTCGCATACATAGTAACAAGTGCATTTTGGAAAGGAACATCAACAGCTATATTTTGCCTCATGATATAGCCATGAAGTGAAGTCCCTAGTTTATATGACACCAACTGAGCACAAGCTGCAATAGCACTCGCCAATGTAGCACTGGATGGCATCGCTCCAGAAATTAACATCAGCCTAAAGACTTCCAATGCTGTATCAGCACGCTCATTCTGTACAAGCCCTGATATCATTGTTGTCCACATAACCaaattttcaagtataaatgtctGAAATAGAATTAACATTCTGTAGCGAAACAAACACAATAAGTGGACCCAATCTTATGGAATGATAACTGCACCGACACTCAATCTTAAGCAATTCAGTACCAAAAATCTTAATTGCAGCCGCTCCATTCCCTGCTCCGAAATATCAATGGAAGCCATACATTTAGCATCCGCCACCTCTGGCAACCAAGTCACAGCCAGTTGCACAAATGCTTATGGCCATGAAATTGACGTAGTACCAGGCCCTTGTTTACTGCATACATTTCCTATATCCTACCAAAATCAAAATCGTATGATATGACCCACAATCTGGGAAAGTTCTAATTTCCAATACAAAATTAATCATAAAAGTAGACCTTTTATACTTCCTCTAGAGTAATTGAAAATGGACATTACCCAGCTCACTACAATACCAGTAATCAATTCGCAAGTCCATGTTTAGGCAGTATTTTGCAGTTGATGAGTCAGCAATTAGGCGAATATCTTCTTcaattaaagtaaggaaaaataaaatctaaaGTTCCCTATGCCAAGTAGCGCCAATTCAGTATTTTGATCAACCGTCCCAGTGCCTAGTTGATTAAGTTGCACAACCCCCCTTTGAGATGGCCCGGGACTTGCAGAAAGATTAACGTTGAAAATTGTCTTCAGTCCAACCCTTAACCCCCCctctccttaagcaataaatgGGGAAGAATGCAAACTATCATCAAGAGATTCAAGACAGTACCAAAAAGCATGACATCGAATTTCATTTACCCCTTGTTATTACTACTTCAAAGCAGAGCAAAGTGGATCACCTTCTAGAttccaaagaaaaaggaaaaggaaaaggaaaagaacctCAGTACATACCTGCAAAATCTAGGGACAAATTCCAGTGGACTGATATGAGGATGACGGTAGGGAGTGGTGGAGATGGGCTCAGCGGGTGGCACACTTGCGACACTGGAAAAGCTTAGACAAAGCCCGGAGATGGCCTTCCAGATCCTCGTCCGTCAGTAGGTTACACACTCAGATTCTTGCGCGACTTGGAGGTTGCTGAAGTGGAGCTGGCGGAAGTGGTGGAGATGGAGCTACTGCGCAGCGATGGCAGTGGCGGAAGTGGGAGGAAGTGGTGGAGATGGAGATAGCAGTAGCAGCAATGGAAAGCAAGCCGAAATGGGAGGAAGTGGAGACTGGAGAGGGAGCTAGCAGTAGCAGCGATGGCAGTGGGAGTTTGGGACAGTCGGTCGGCGGCGGAGAGAAGTTAACCTAATCGAAGGAAGGAGGAAAGTTTAGATTACTGTGGCCGAAATCGATTGTAGCTTAGAGCCTTAGAGTGTGCAGAAAGTTGTAAATTTTAATTGattcaggggtatttttataatttcacATGTACTCGAGCCAAACGAGCGGCTCGTCGAGCTATCGAACCTAAGAAATGAAGGCTCGAGATCGCCTCGTGTGTCTTGACGAACGGCTCGAGCTCGTGTTGACCGAGCTCGAGCCGAGCTTTGActcgagctgctcgcgagctgctcgcgagcagctcgagTCGTGAGCAGGCCTACTCCAGACCACTTTAGGGGCCACCCCGGCTAGAGAGGGAATGGTAAATAAGTGGGAGCCAAACTCACCTCTAACCTAGAGTATTGCAATTTTCCTATGCAGTTGGGATTTAATTAACTGACTAGATGACGCGTTCTCAATCCAAGTGCAAGTTTAATCCAAAATATACTCGTTTGATTGCAAGTATACATGTCAAATAGTAGTTTAGAATATATATCGGGTTGATCCCATGAGAAACAACTATTACAAATATTATGTCCTTTACTTGCTGTGAGGctccgaaattttacttgtctttatagctcttatttgaacttacttgccttaaattcttggttgcttttatggttgaatcatgatttttcttctattGTATTATTTAACTTGGTGCATGTTTAATTTGGTGCATGTTATGTTTCATAGTGCATTACACTAGTGTGACCGACTAGTGAGGTGTGTGCAATAAATTTGGTAGATTAGAATGAGTTTTGTGTACAAGGGATTATGTGACAAGAGGTGTTAAGAATTAATTATAGAAGCATTAGATATGTTAGTGATTGGAGACAAATAGAGAGACAAAAAATAGACAATACATCTTTCCTTGCCATTTGTCAACTAGCCTACCAAGTTTGATCAAAacccttgaccaagaccaagtTTTCTTCTTATCCAACTTGAGCTCTTATCATTCtactatttcttcttcttgttcctTGGCCTTGGACGAATTTGGAGAGAAGAAAAGAGGGAGAAAGCCACAAAAAAATCCGGCcttgatttcttgcttgaatTATTATAAATCCAACAAAAAATCCTAATCTACTCCGATCAATCTTGAGATTAACTTGGAGGGaagcttttggtgaagttttggaagaagaaaatgtgaggactcatgttttatttcttaatttagtttattttataattatttgccctagtgttatttaatttttctgcggcttgtttagcgagaaatagtgaatacacgtttttttttttgagacaaTATTCGATTCGAGAaatgcaataatcttggagaattaagaataattaatagtagactaagaaaagttaattgaggaattagaaGTGAGTGAGTTCCAATTAAGCTTTTACCGTGCGCGCGTCGATAGTTTCTCGATAATCGTGTTAGTACaactaagtggagatttgagaaattaatattaAACTAGTAAGAGTGGGTAATTACAGTGTTAAAGGAAATACATTGGAGGATTTGTGCATGAGTGTATCAAACTCGAGAGAAATTGGTGGTACGAAACCCTATTCCgacaactattcaaagttgactttttggCAAATCTTCCTAGCTACTTTTCTCTCCAATCTTCCAAGACAAGCCACAACACACAACTCTCTCATTTCTCTCTCTCCATTTTCGGCCAGCCCTCAAGGAAGAACAAAGGGAAGGAAAAACTTCatcttctagcttccatttcacccACAAATCctccaccaaatcactcacaaCTTGGAGTACCACTCTAGCTAGGAGCAAGGAGCAATCTTGTGGATTTTCTTGGAGAATTTTCGGTGGAAAAATCTGATATTCATCTAGGGTTCCAAGGGTAATCACTCCATCTCTTTAAtctttccatttcttcaaagtttaacggttaatcttcatgggtttgaaaccctaatcgcACTcataggctagcggacttgaggaaCCATTTTTCTCGCTTTAAATCCTAGGCTAGCTGTCTTGATGAGGCCtctaggtagctgacttgatgctttaatgttttattgtggttgtttatgtgatAAATGAGATGTTTATggttagaaagtggagagaaatcgAAGGAAAGTTGTGAAGGCAagctggccgaaaattctgtccatgttgttctgttttttattttgaaattttgatgcttggttggctgtgaaattgatggatatatattgtatattgtgtgtataAAGTGCCTTTTAAAAATTGTATCGAATGGTTGctcaaaacttgagttttggtaaagattcaaatctggaaaacgtatGGCAGGGTACTCGGGCAGTGGTTCTTTGCCCGAACgtaactctttgtacaaaagtcaaaattgagtgccgttagtggcattcaaaactagacattcgtagctttccaatggtatacaAATCCCCAgctagttcattttgagtgaTCCGTAGTGAGCCGGCAAAGTGGACTGTCCTgctttgcctatgtgttcgaatgaaactgggaagctgcatcttgtggctcgattttgttccacttgtgaaaagattttcaaaatgattccttctgatgaattgtaacattttgaacctagtttccaatgccataaaccattctcaatttggatttGTACAGAGCTAGATATGGTTTGACTTCGAAAATGCGACACAGCTGGAAATTGGAAGATTTTCCCTTCCTTGttgaccgaatggtcaaatctgttttgggatttatatttcaaaaattttagtgtcatttaaccatAAATTACTTATTAAATGGTTCTGGAATATTGGTTGCAAAAGATGGAgtgaattggggctgatttcgttggacaaaacgtttgaaaagaaaagaaaaataggatggcagattagctttgaaaatttcacaaattttggtcatttcgttaactgccttcccatgCAAGTTTTTATCTAAATTTTGATAGAGATATAGTCCATATATGGAtttttaagtgtaccaaatttggtgtaatttcaataccatttcaatgcccaaataatgccccaaaCATTGCTccgcaaatctggaaattcactaGTCAGGTTGTGAAAATTAACCGACTtcaaactgttgtatcttgttgctcaaaactccgaatttagttccgcTTGTTCTGTTtgaaactttatttgggaatcttattgtgttataaatttcagagcTGATTCATTTgttgtgaattttaccgaatttccaaatatcGCTGAAAACCAAGGCTGGGTCTGTCTTGTCTCCGTGTATCAGCAactttggattgaaaaatgaatgctttctatttggaatcttggaaaagtgtcttctgggaaCTTTTAGCACTTTGAATCTAATTtacaatggtataaagttttctatttttgaacATACtaaactcaagatctgattttccaagttttgtcgcataaagctgaaattttctgatttcttaagaAACGAACTTTTAAGAACATtcaacttccttttgagattgatggttcattttaaactcgatttcatggaggatacAAGTTTCCCTTGTACTTGATGTTTCAttggatttaaatgagaaacCTTAATGTTTTTTATTATGCTTAATTCTTGACCTAGAACTTGATTGCTCATGGTTCCATTCTTACTTTTGAACTTTGAATTTGAAAAGGCTTGATTCAAGGCTAAAACAACTCGCTTTATTCTTTATTATACATTTAAGAATTATATACCAACCTCTTGTTTCTTCACTTCTTAAGTGCGAACTGTGAGGacccataattttattatttcaaaatattgttaaattggtcattttaaaaatatttcgtactcgagttacccaaaaaaaaaaaaaactaaagtacatgaatttctcgaaaataaattttaccgaTTGGTTCTTTACGCGCATATTATTTTAATGcccaaatttattcaagatgaattgcttatcgtgatttttttattgttatatatatatacttggattatcatattttagagttttagaatcgaataagttgaatttccaagttcaaacgaGAAAACCCTTAAGTTTGACCTTTATACGCGCGCGTGCCGAAAAGGCCCCGACAGAcacattaatttgattaattggagattttaagaacatgatattagactactagtaatgtactagggaaattacctcagaggtttagtgcacaaaagtTGCAAACGAGCGCGAAAATTGGACACGCGAAGATCCTAAACGGACCTAGCATGAGTTGACCATTAAGTCACCAATTCTCTCCACTTTCCTTACAAAATCTAATTTCACTCTCTCGcctctcttcactctctctaTTTGGCCGAAAataggaagaagaaaagggaagaaaaatctagccaaaatccttacaaaattacttcaatccacttccaaatttcatcatccattaGAGGGCTTTGATCCAAGCTTGGAAGAGGGGACTGTTCATCAGTTTTCTTGGaggaatttcggtcaagatTTCTGCCTTGTACATGGAATTTCTACATGGATAactgtgaaagttgacggagggtcaactacctgagcttggatcgcgtgtggattagctcctgagagctcccgtatccttttattgtgaTTAAATTCCCTACTTGCTTAATGTTTCGCTGTTACTTGTTACTCgagttattgctttatattgtgtctTTACTCGCATGCttgcatttttttcccttggtctcactgagcgttagctcaccccaatttgttttccttaacaggtttggaagtggaagttctaaggcttaattagtgacccccaaaaataatttttccccacagggctcgaggccaaAGAAAGCGCTTGTATTGAGTTATTAGTGCCTGAAGGAATATCtcatatataatttgaattcgattcacttgataagtatttgatgtaattatttgagaactgaggacttttgtcttattcggggaatgatacccttacttgaga
It includes:
- the LOC113704545 gene encoding aspartic proteinase CDR1-like; translation: MAAKISVFCVFSTLRFLVTLILISEFSLIEGKTGGFSVDLIHRDTQISPFHDPSKSHYEQLNNAFHRSFSRAAYFKKRTSQSDSNHALDSSAQIQSYITSKNGEYLMKVSIGTPPVDVLAIADTGSDLTWTQCKPCSQCYKQDAPFFDPHRTSTYREISCESASCAAVGTSSCDDGNNCEYRLSYGDNSYSIGSLGAETFTFKSSSGKNISIQGVVFGCGHQNDGTFNETASGIVGLGGGAVSIVTQLSKSIGGRFSYCLTPLVSESNVSSKIKFGNNAVVLGSNVVSTPLIKKNPDTFYFINLEGISVADKQIAYKNSSSSKLDNTTDEGNIIIDSGTTLTFVPQQFYDDLQSTLKESINGKQVSDPNGLLGLCYQVEDNIKLPNLVVHFTGADVVLPPTSTFIQVSEGTICLTFVPSDDIAIFGNLSQMNFLIGYDLINQKLSFLPVDCTKY
- the LOC140012670 gene encoding pentatricopeptide repeat-containing protein At4g04370-like, which codes for MISGLVQNERADTALEVFRLMLISGAMPSSATLASAIAACAQLVSYKLGTSLHGYIMRQNIAVDVPFQNALVTMYAKCGYLDQSFVVFQMMQERDVVSWNAIVAANAQNGKLREAFCLFNEMRTALIKPDSVSVVCLLQACASIGAYQQGKWIHTFVIRSCLEPCIRIDTALVDMYCKCGNLAIARKCFDNMPLHDIVSWSIIILENLY